The DNA sequence ATTATTTTCAGCTAATATCTTTGCTAATTCTCTTCCTATCCCAGATGTAGCTCCAATTACAATAGCTTTCTTCATAGCCAGGCACCATTCCTCAATTTATTAAAACTAATAAATAACCGCACCTAAAATCACAAAAAAGAAAACCCCAAAACAACTTTATAATCATGGCATCAAATGCGCGATATCAGATTGTGTTTATCCTACAATGAATCATCTTTCTTATTTGAAGTAGCATCTAATTTTCTCTCAATCGATTTTACATTCTTGTCAATTCTCCAAAGCACTTTAATTACCCACATAACAAGTGCAAAACTCAACATAGCAACCCAAAATCCTGGTGATAGAAGCATCATTTTAGCCACCCCTCATTTATATACAGAAAAGGTTATCCACCATAGTAATTAATTGTGCTTGAAAATTTGTTTATAGAAAACAGATTTCAGCATGCTTTTACAAAATTACTCTTTTGGCAAGTATTCCTTTATTACATATAATTCAACATTATTCAATACATTCCTTGTTTTTCCATAACATCCTTATGGGCACATCGAAAACCGCTGCCAAAATATTTTGTCAGCGGTCAATGGAATAACGCATCATCGTACTTTGCCTTACAGTTTCTTTTTCCTGAACACTATGATTGAGAGAATCAGGCATAACACAATCATCAGCAGCGTCGTCCAAGCTGTTACGGACATGTCGCCAATCTTTTCCGCATTTGTAAGTAGCGTGATGTTATCCGAGGCAAGCGCGACGGGATTCCATTTTTGAAACACCGGAAATACATTGGCAATCAGCAGGAGCATCATGACTGCGGCTGTCAGAAGAAGTCCCCCGTAATTCCCCGATGCAAGTGTGCTGGCCAGCAGAAGGACTGCCAGGAGAAAAGCCCCGAACAGCCATAGGCAAAATAAGGAGAAAAACAGATGAGGCAAGGAGAAGCTCCCGAACAGATAAACAGTGTATCCGTAATCGGTGATCGCGGCAAGGACATAGCTCACCGTCCATAAAGTCAAAGATGCCAAATATTTTGACATGATGACCGCAGATCGAGACAACCCCTTGGCAAGAAGGATGACCAGCGTACCGCGTGTCACTTCCTGGGAGAGTATAACGTTGAAGACAAGCAGCAGGATGATCAAACCCATTTGGCTCATGTTCTTGAAAAATTGGCCATAGGCATCCAGGACTGTCGGCTCCGGCATGCTGATGGATATTCCCTGAACGGTCAGCTGGGCAAAAATATCGGGCATCATCTTGGCCAGTAAGGGGCTCATCATGCCGAATAAGAACAGTACTGAAACCATGATAACGGCTTTATAGCTGCGGATTTGCTCCAGAAATTCTTTTTTAGTAAAAGCGATCAAACCGTTCATTGAATAACCTCCAAAAACACATCTTCCAGCGAAGGTTCAAGCACTTCATATTTCAGAACGAAGACTTGTTCCCTGAGCAGCAGTTCCAGAATTTTTAGCCCTTCCGTAGCCATGTCCTCAAGGCGGACGGTCAGGGAATTTTCTTTGGCCTCCACTGCAGATACAAACGGGAGATTTGCAAGCTTCCCGGCAAGAATAGCAACGCTGTCTTGATCCGCCAACGCTATCCGGAGGGAACTATGGCGATAGCTATTCTTGATATCGGAGAGTTTTCCTTGTAAAACAAGCTTGCCATCGTCCAGAATCCCAATATGATCACAGAGCCGTTCCACATCGGATAAAATATGGGTGGAAATTAAAATGGCGGTCTGCTTCCCGGCAATGGACAAAATGTCCAATATTTCTTTTCTGCCAACGGGGTCAAGCGCCGAGGTCGGTTCATCGCAGATCAGGAGCCGTGGCTCGTTCATCAAAGCCTGCGCAATCCCCAGCCGCTGTTTCATTCCTCGGGAAAAACCGCTTATTTTTCGGTTACTGTTCTCCAGCCCTACAAGGGCCAGCAGTTCTTCCGTCTTTTTCCGGATTGGGCGAGGCTTCTGCCCGGAGATTTCCCCGCACAGTCTTAAATATTCGACGGGTGTCATGTAACTGTAGAATTCCGGCACATCCGGAAGATAACCCACATGCCTGTTGGTTCTTGTGTCTCCGTAAGCGACTTTTTCTCCGCACACTTTGATTTCTCCGGCGTCAGACTTTAAAAAACCCAAAAGCATTTTCATGGTGGTTGTCTTCCCTGCTCCGTTTTTTCCTATCAGGCCAAAAACGGAGCTTTCGGAGACCGAGAAGCTCAAATCCTGTATGACCGGAAGACCCCCGAAGTTTTTCTTGACATGTTCCAGCTTCAGAATTTCCATTAGTCGTCACCTTTTCCTAAGGTAAAATACAAGATAGGGCCGATAATCTGGAACAGGACGACGACAATTACCCAAAACACCTGATTGCCGATGCGGTAAGTCCTGTGCCGGAAAATATGAACGAGCGCAGCTGCTGCCAGGGCAAGTTCAATCACCATGACCGGAATTAGAAAAGGTAAATAGGACATCAAATCTTCCATTAGACTTCCTCCTCCATTGATTCAAGTCGTCGCCAAAGTTTCTGATAACGCTCCTCTGATTTAAGACTTTGAAACGCAGGATTATCTACAACAACGCTCTTTAAATCTTTACGGATGAGTTTATCGCTGCGCGGAGCATCACCTCCCAAATTGAGAGATTCAAAATACGGCTGCAGCATGTCAAAAAACGAATTCCCTTTTAGTTTTAGCGGAAAAGTATTCTTTTGAAAAATAATATCCGCGTATGCTTCCAACATATCCAGCGCTTTCTCGTTTCGGTTTTGCGCTGTGTAAAGCGCGGCTGCTGTGAGATACACCGTGAAATAATGGGCCGGCTGCATCTCTTTGAGCTGAAACACCTCTCCAAGACTCAGCACCTTTTGCAGACAGGCATCTGTTTTTTCCGGAGCATCTGCATAAAGTGCCATCAGGTCGGGAAAAGCTCCGAAAAGACTGGCTACATTGGTGTAAATAGATTGCTGGAGATAACGCTTGGCGCGGTCGCTGTCACCTTTCATCGCATAGGCTTTGGCCAGCAGTATTCCCGTTGATACCGGTCCTTCCTCGATCCCTTCGAGCAGATCAATAGCTTGGGCAGGCTCCTGCAGGGCCAAGCAACAGTATGCTCTCAAGGAAAGCGCCTCTCTAGCCAGTGCCGCGTCACCGCTGTTCTTTTCCACACACTCAAAATATCCCGAGGCTTCCCGCAGAACGTCGTTCATCCGGTCTGGTCCGCCGGCAAGCGGTGCGTGGTTAACCAGCAGCTGCGCGATGGAATTCACCAGATTCCAGCACGAATGATACTTCTTGATAGTCGCCAGGCATTCGGCGTAGGTTTGGTCAAAGGGCTCAGCAGCAAAAGCATTTGCCAGTCTGCGGTACAGTTTTCTTATATCCTCCCTTGTCATTTGAGCTTCATACCCCAGAAGCTCATCAACGCTTACGTTGAAGAAGGCCGCCAATACAGGCAAAAGCATAATATCCGGATAGCTTTGCCCTGACTCCCACTTGGAGACCGCCGGTTTGGATACCCCAAGATATTCGGCCAGTTCTTCCTGGGTGAGCCTTTTTTCTTTTCTTCGGGCTGCAATTATTTTTCCAATGTTGATTTTGGTCATAGATCCCACCTCATTTTCAATTCTTAAGTTTTGATTTTCAAGTTCATTATAGTCTGCTTATTTTTTTTACTCAACGGAATCGTCGTTAACAATTATAAAAAAAGTTAACTATGAGTTAACTTGCTGCAGGTCTTATCCTCTGCGGAAATGTTGGCGCGGCAAACGACAAGAAACCGCTGACAAAATCATTCGCCAGCGGCTTTAGCTTACCTACAATCATTCAGCTTTATTCGTGCATTCAGCGTTACTCGTGATGCTGGTGCTCTTTCTTGAGCTGGGCGACCAGCGCGTCGGATAATCTTGCCGGAACTTCCTCGTACCCGATGAACTTGGTCGTGAACGTACCTCTTCCCTGCGTCATAGCCTTGAGGTCAATGGAATAACGCATCATTTCGGATTGGGGTACATGGGCTTTAATCACCTGGCATTTGCCGTCGGGTTCCATGCCAAGGACCTTGCCGCGTTTGGAGTTCAAATCTCCGATGACATCACCCATGAATGCTTCAGGAACCTTGACCTCGGCCTCTACGACTGGTTCCATCAATACCGCGTTGGCCATTTCAGCGCCTTTCTTGAAAGCAAGATGTGCCGCAAGCTTAAATGCCATTTCTGACGAGTCAACGCTGTGATAGGAACCATCATACAACGTGAATTTCACATTCGTCATCGGATAGCCAGCCAGGAAACCATCAGCAACTGCTTCGCGCAGACCTTTTTCAACAGCGGGGAAATAGTTTCTCGGAACCGCTCCGCCGAAAACTTCTTCGTTAAATTCAAAGTCTTTTTCCGGGTTTGGCTGCATCTTAATCCAGACGTGTCCGTATTGGCCATGGCCGCCGCTTTGTTTCTTGTGTTTGCCTTCAACTTGCACCAATTTTTTGATGGTTTCTCTGTAAGGAACTTTCGGTACTTCGGTCTCAACGGCAACACCGAATTTTCTGGACAGTTTTTCACCAACAATATCGAGCTGCATTTCACCGAGCCCGCTTAAAATCGTCTGTTTGGTTTCTGTATTTTTACCGACGCTGATGGTTGGGTCTTCATCGACTAACCTAGCCAGCGCGGATCCGAGCTTATCTTCATCGCCCTTGCTCTTCGGCTTGACGGAAAGCGGCAGCGCAGGTTTTGGAAATTCGATTCCGTCCAGCTGGATACCTTTCTCTTTCGTTGTAAAAGTATCTCCTGTTTTTGTCTCCTGCAGTTTCGCAACGACGGCAATATCACCGGCCTGGACGCTGGCCGTATTATCCTGGTTCTTCCCTCTCAGATAGAACAGCTGGCCCAGTTTCTCCTCGACTTCCCGGTTCGCATTGTAGACAACGGTCTCACTGGTAAACGTTCCGCCATAAACTTTGAAGAAAGTCATTTTGCCGAGATAGGGATCAGCAAGCGTTTTAAAGACCAACGCAGCCTTTTTGTCGATAGGCGTAGGGGCAGGCACATAGTCAGCCAAGAACTGTGCGAATTCCTTTACGCCCAGATTTTTTTCTACCGAACCAAATAAAACCGGAACGATCATATTCTGAGCGAGCCCTTTGGCTGTGATCGTTTTTAATTCTTCATCATTCAGGGACTCTCCATCCAGATATTTCATTAGGAGTTCATCATCAGCTTCTGCCGCAGCTTCAGCAAGTGCTTCTTTCAATACGGCAATATCATCTGTATATTGATCAGGTATGTCGGGTTGGAACAGACCAACCACACCTTCGAATGCTGCCTCTTTGCCAACCGGAATCTGCATTTGAACGAAACGGGTATTCGGGTAAGTTGATTTCAACCGATCCAGTACCTTTTCTGCATTGGAATTTTCTCTGTCCAGTTTATTGATAAAAATAACTTTAGGGAGTTGTTTTTCTTCGACCAGATCCCAGATGATCTCAGCCTGAACTTCTAAACCATCAACCCCGCTGATCACAAAAACACTTGTTTCCACGACGCGCAAAGTACTGATGACTTCACCGATAAAATCGGAATAGCCGGGTGTATCGAGAACATTAACTTTAACATCCTTATGCTCGATCGGAATCAATGAAGTGCTAATTGAGATGTGACGTTGTACTTCCTCTTGAAGGTAATCTGATACGGTGTTTCCATCGTTTACTTTCCCGATGCGGTTCGTTACTCCAGCATTAAAAAGCATGGTCTCAGCCAGCGATGTTTTACCTGAACCTCCGTGCCCTACAAGACAGATATTACGAATACTCTTGGTGTCATAGCTTTTCAAGAATAATCTCCCCTTTGTCTATTCTTTTTAATAACTTGACTTAAACAAGACTATAGCAATAACATCACTAATATTAAATTATAACATGTTTAATTCTCTTTAATTCTCTGTGGTTTCCACAATTCCTCTAAAAAAAACTGTATCCCTAAAAAAACTTGGAGCATGACCTTCTTTCCCGGTGCATAAGTTGAATAGAAATCAACTATATGTACTCTGACAGAGTATCGGCCAGGGAGGAAGCAATGCCCAGAAATAACCTCATTTTCGGTGCAGTCATTCTTTTTGGGGCGAATCTGGTCAATCGTCTGCTCGGGTTTGTCTACCAATACCTGATTATGCACTATATCGGCAGTGAAGCGTACGGATTGTTTTATATGGTATTTCCGGTCTATATGACTGCACTGGTCTTAACCACAGCGGGAATACCACTGGCTGTCTCCAAAATGGTTGCCGAAAGAGTCTCTATTGGCCGCTATGCTGAAGCCCGGAGAGTATTCCGGACAGCTTTCCTGACTTTATTTATTTCCGGTCTGCTGGTTACCGTCACGCTGTACCTGAACAGATCGCTGATTGTTCACAGTTTCTTTGCGGATGAGCGCGTCGGAATTGTTTTTCAGATCTGTATCCCGTCGATCTTTATCGTATCTGTGGCTTCTGCGTTCCGGGGATATTTCCAGGGACTGCAGAATATGGTCCCTTCAGCGGTCAGCCAGGTTTGTGAACAAATCTTCCGGATCGGGATCGGCTTTTCTCTTTCCGTATATTTATTAAAGAAAGGCATTGAATGGGCAGCAGCTGGTCTTGCAGCAGGAATGCTCTGTGGGGAGATCGTTGGTTTGCTTGTGATCCTGATTCAATATCTGATGCAGCGCAAGCACCTGCCTTATGGAAATCAAAACGGCGGACAATCCAAACCCGTCATGCCGGAGCTGATCAGTTTGTCCTTGCCCGTAACCGGAAGCAGGCTGATGGCTACAGGGCTGTCTTCTTTGGATACCGTCATTATTCCCAAACAGCTTCAGCTTGCCGGCTATTCGGCCAGGAACGCCACCTCTCTCTTTGGAGAGTTCAGTGGGACTGCACTTACGCTGCTCTCGTTTCCAAGTGTCTTTACATTTGCGCTGGCGACATCGCTTGTCCCGGCTATTTCCGAAGCAATGGTCCGAAATGATGTCCGGGCTGCCAGGAATAAAAGCACAGATGCGGTCCGCTATACCATTATGCTTGGATTGCCGTGTGTCATTGCACTTTATTTTTTTGCTGAACCGCTTACGCACCTATTCAAAAGTGACCATGTATCTGCAGTGTTGAAGGTCTTAGCCTTGGGCGGGCTGTTTGCCTATATTCAACAGACGACCACAGGAATTCTGCAAGGACTCGGCAAAACCTTTTTACCGCTGGCCCATTCGGTCATCACGGCAGTATTCCGAATCCCGCTTCTTTTCTACCTGACTGGAATTCCGAAATTTGGTCTCGTGGGTACCGCTTTAACTTATGTATTTGGTTTTGCCATGATGGCTTTCTTAAACCTTTATGCCATAAACAAGTACATCGGACTACAAGCTGATCTAAAATCCATGATCCTGCAGCCGATCCTGGCCGGACTTGGTATGACAGCTGTGCTCAAAAGCATCTTATGGCTGGTCCCGGGCCAAACAACGCTGCTTCCGAGTCTTACTGTCCTTCTTGCCGCAATCGTGATTTATTTTGGGATCCTGATTTCTCAGGGAGGCATTTCAATAAAAGAAATAAAGAAGACCTGGCGGGCTTTTAGGTTTTGGCCTAAAAATAAATAGTGCCCCACTTGCAGCATACCCAGCGTTATGCTTTCACCGCCAAAAATTTCGGATCTTGCTTCCCCACTGCCAATACGTCAGCAGGGCTACCACCAAAACAATCACAATAAGCAAGATCTTATAAATAAAATAAATTTTCACCACGGACAGCAGCGTAATAATGACAGCAAGAACAATCGGAATGATAAATAATTTTTTAAGATTATTCTTTCCACCTTTTTCTCGACTCAGCCAGAAAATAATAATAAACACAGCAAAATAAAAGAAAAAAATCCAAAAGCCCATACATTTCTCCTCCCTATAGTAAATTTTCCATGGTCTTTAACCGTTCATAATCGGTCAGGTCACAGTGTAAAGGCGTAACCGAAACATACCCTTCCTGGATTGCCCTGAGGTCGGTATCCTGTTCTTCTTCAAAAACGAGCGTTCCGGTGATCCAATAATACTCTCTGCCATAAGGAGATTTTCTGTTTTCGAATGCATTGTCGTAAACAGACCTGCCTAGTCTGGTGACTCTTTTTCCCTTCCATTCCTCCCTGTCGCAGGGCGGCACATTGATATTGAGCAGGCCGCTCTGATACTGAAGCAAGGGGCTGTTCGTATCAATCAAGCGTTTGATGAGCAAAGCGCTTGGCATATAGTCTTCGTAATCATAATTGGCAAGTGATACCGCAATGGAACGTATCCCTAACAGGGCACCCTCCATTGCGGCTGCCACAGTACCTGAGTAGAATACATCCGAACCGAGATTCGGTCCGTGATTAATTCCGGATATGATCAAATCCGGCTTGGCAGGAAGAATATCCCCCTGTATTGCCAGTTTGACACAGTCTGTCGGTGTGCCGTTGACAGATACACCGATATGATTGTCCGGCAAGGAATGATGGGTCACGAAGATTGGCTGAAACAGGGTGATAGACCGTCCAACAGCTGATCGCTGCCCTTCCGGAGCCACAACGTAGATCTCATGCTGATGGTCCGCTGCCAAAGCATCATACATGGTCCTGAGACCGGCAGCAAAATAACCATCATCATTTGTCAGCAGGATTTTCATGCAAAACTAGCCTCCGTCATTCTGCCGCTTATTATTGGGTTAATGTCTGCCCATAATTAATGAGAACGCCTCTGCCCTGGTGGCAGCGCTGGTTTCAAACATTCCTCTGACTGCTGATGTAACGGTCTGCGCGCCGGGTTTTTTAATTCCGCGTACGGTCATGCACATATGCTCAGCTTCAATGACGACAATAACACCGCGCGGATTAAGCATATCATTCACAGTATCCGCAATCTGGCTCGTCAATCTTTCCTGTAGCTGCGGCCTTCTGGCGTAGTCTTCGGCAACTCTGGCCAGCTTTGACAATCCTGTCACCTTGCCGTGTCTCGGAATATACGCAATGTGGGCCTGTCCAACAAAAGGAAGCAGGTGATGCTCACACATGGAATAAATCGGAATATCTCTAACCAGTACCATTTCCTCGTGTTTTTCCGAAAACAATACAGACAGGTTCTTGCTCGGATCTTCATGAAGTCCGGCAAAAGCTTCCTCATAAAATCTGGCAACTCTTTTGGGAGTATCCTTAAGGCCTTCTCTTTCCGGATCCTCT is a window from the Dehalobacter sp. DCA genome containing:
- the folE gene encoding GTP cyclohydrolase I FolE, encoding MMAIDHAKIERAVRDILEAIGEDPEREGLKDTPKRVARFYEEAFAGLHEDPSKNLSVLFSEKHEEMVLVRDIPIYSMCEHHLLPFVGQAHIAYIPRHGKVTGLSKLARVAEDYARRPQLQERLTSQIADTVNDMLNPRGVIVVIEAEHMCMTVRGIKKPGAQTVTSAVRGMFETSAATRAEAFSLIMGRH
- a CDS encoding ABC transporter ATP-binding protein, which translates into the protein MEILKLEHVKKNFGGLPVIQDLSFSVSESSVFGLIGKNGAGKTTTMKMLLGFLKSDAGEIKVCGEKVAYGDTRTNRHVGYLPDVPEFYSYMTPVEYLRLCGEISGQKPRPIRKKTEELLALVGLENSNRKISGFSRGMKQRLGIAQALMNEPRLLICDEPTSALDPVGRKEILDILSIAGKQTAILISTHILSDVERLCDHIGILDDGKLVLQGKLSDIKNSYRHSSLRIALADQDSVAILAGKLANLPFVSAVEAKENSLTVRLEDMATEGLKILELLLREQVFVLKYEVLEPSLEDVFLEVIQ
- a CDS encoding helix-turn-helix domain-containing protein, which codes for MTKINIGKIIAARRKEKRLTQEELAEYLGVSKPAVSKWESGQSYPDIMLLPVLAAFFNVSVDELLGYEAQMTREDIRKLYRRLANAFAAEPFDQTYAECLATIKKYHSCWNLVNSIAQLLVNHAPLAGGPDRMNDVLREASGYFECVEKNSGDAALAREALSLRAYCCLALQEPAQAIDLLEGIEEGPVSTGILLAKAYAMKGDSDRAKRYLQQSIYTNVASLFGAFPDLMALYADAPEKTDACLQKVLSLGEVFQLKEMQPAHYFTVYLTAAALYTAQNRNEKALDMLEAYADIIFQKNTFPLKLKGNSFFDMLQPYFESLNLGGDAPRSDKLIRKDLKSVVVDNPAFQSLKSEERYQKLWRRLESMEEEV
- the surE gene encoding 5'/3'-nucleotidase SurE translates to MKILLTNDDGYFAAGLRTMYDALAADHQHEIYVVAPEGQRSAVGRSITLFQPIFVTHHSLPDNHIGVSVNGTPTDCVKLAIQGDILPAKPDLIISGINHGPNLGSDVFYSGTVAAAMEGALLGIRSIAVSLANYDYEDYMPSALLIKRLIDTNSPLLQYQSGLLNINVPPCDREEWKGKRVTRLGRSVYDNAFENRKSPYGREYYWITGTLVFEEEQDTDLRAIQEGYVSVTPLHCDLTDYERLKTMENLL
- a CDS encoding ABC transporter permease subunit, with the translated sequence MNGLIAFTKKEFLEQIRSYKAVIMVSVLFLFGMMSPLLAKMMPDIFAQLTVQGISISMPEPTVLDAYGQFFKNMSQMGLIILLLVFNVILSQEVTRGTLVILLAKGLSRSAVIMSKYLASLTLWTVSYVLAAITDYGYTVYLFGSFSLPHLFFSLFCLWLFGAFLLAVLLLASTLASGNYGGLLLTAAVMMLLLIANVFPVFQKWNPVALASDNITLLTNAEKIGDMSVTAWTTLLMIVLCLILSIIVFRKKKL
- the spoVB gene encoding stage V sporulation protein B translates to MPRNNLIFGAVILFGANLVNRLLGFVYQYLIMHYIGSEAYGLFYMVFPVYMTALVLTTAGIPLAVSKMVAERVSIGRYAEARRVFRTAFLTLFISGLLVTVTLYLNRSLIVHSFFADERVGIVFQICIPSIFIVSVASAFRGYFQGLQNMVPSAVSQVCEQIFRIGIGFSLSVYLLKKGIEWAAAGLAAGMLCGEIVGLLVILIQYLMQRKHLPYGNQNGGQSKPVMPELISLSLPVTGSRLMATGLSSLDTVIIPKQLQLAGYSARNATSLFGEFSGTALTLLSFPSVFTFALATSLVPAISEAMVRNDVRAARNKSTDAVRYTIMLGLPCVIALYFFAEPLTHLFKSDHVSAVLKVLALGGLFAYIQQTTTGILQGLGKTFLPLAHSVITAVFRIPLLFYLTGIPKFGLVGTALTYVFGFAMMAFLNLYAINKYIGLQADLKSMILQPILAGLGMTAVLKSILWLVPGQTTLLPSLTVLLAAIVIYFGILISQGGISIKEIKKTWRAFRFWPKNK
- a CDS encoding elongation factor G, yielding MKSYDTKSIRNICLVGHGGSGKTSLAETMLFNAGVTNRIGKVNDGNTVSDYLQEEVQRHISISTSLIPIEHKDVKVNVLDTPGYSDFIGEVISTLRVVETSVFVISGVDGLEVQAEIIWDLVEEKQLPKVIFINKLDRENSNAEKVLDRLKSTYPNTRFVQMQIPVGKEAAFEGVVGLFQPDIPDQYTDDIAVLKEALAEAAAEADDELLMKYLDGESLNDEELKTITAKGLAQNMIVPVLFGSVEKNLGVKEFAQFLADYVPAPTPIDKKAALVFKTLADPYLGKMTFFKVYGGTFTSETVVYNANREVEEKLGQLFYLRGKNQDNTASVQAGDIAVVAKLQETKTGDTFTTKEKGIQLDGIEFPKPALPLSVKPKSKGDEDKLGSALARLVDEDPTISVGKNTETKQTILSGLGEMQLDIVGEKLSRKFGVAVETEVPKVPYRETIKKLVQVEGKHKKQSGGHGQYGHVWIKMQPNPEKDFEFNEEVFGGAVPRNYFPAVEKGLREAVADGFLAGYPMTNVKFTLYDGSYHSVDSSEMAFKLAAHLAFKKGAEMANAVLMEPVVEAEVKVPEAFMGDVIGDLNSKRGKVLGMEPDGKCQVIKAHVPQSEMMRYSIDLKAMTQGRGTFTTKFIGYEEVPARLSDALVAQLKKEHQHHE
- a CDS encoding PLDc N-terminal domain-containing protein — encoded protein: MEDLMSYLPFLIPVMVIELALAAAALVHIFRHRTYRIGNQVFWVIVVVLFQIIGPILYFTLGKGDD